The sequence below is a genomic window from Serratia nevei.
CGGTGGCGGTAGCCGGCTGGGGCTTCTTCGTGTATCAAGGCGTGGTCGATCCGCTCGGCGGCATCAATACCCTGTGGCCGCTGTTCGGCATCGGCAACCAGATGCTGGCATCGATGGCGCTGATCCTCGGCACCGTGGTGCTGTTCAAGATGAAAAAACAGCGTTACGCCTGGGTTACCATCCTGCCGACCGCCTGGCTGTTCGTGACCTCCATGACCGCCGGCTGGCAAAAAATCTTCCACGAGAAACCGAGCATCGGTTTCCTGGCGCAGGCGAAGAAATTCTCCACCGGCATTGAGCAAGGCACGATCATTGCGCCGGCCAAATCGCTGAAAGACATGGAGACCATCGTGTTCAGCAACCAAATCAACGCCGCGCTGTGCGGGTTCTTTATGCTGGTGGCGGTAACCATGCTGATCGCCGCCTTCTTCGCGATCCGCCGGGCGCTGCGTGCCGAACAGCCGACGGCGCATGAGGTGAGCGCCGCGCTTAGGGAAGAAACCGGCCGCAGCTAAGCGTTTCAGTCATCCAGCAAGGGCGCCGCGGCGCCCTTTTTACTGGCCAGGCTTTAACCCAGCAGCGTGGAGCCGAAAGCCCCCTGCCAATCCTGCTCGAACTTCTCGACCGCGGCCTGCACCGCTGGCGCGCTGAGGAACTGCTCCGCCACATCCACCGGCAGCGTGATGGCCTGGCAGCCCGCCAGCAGGCATTCCAGCGCCTGGCGCGGCGTTTTAAAGCTGGCGGCCAGCACCTGCGCCGACGGCGCGTGCAGGCTCAGCAGCTGCTGCAGCTCGTGCACCATTTCGATACCGTCGCCGCCCTGCGCATCTACCCGATTGACGTAAGGCGCCACATATTCCGCCCCGGCCAAGGCCGCCAGCAGCCCCTGCCCGGCGCCGTATACCGCCGTGCCCAGCGTTGGAATGGACATCGTTTTAAGCTTCTTGATCGCAGCCAGCCCCTCGGCGGTTGCCGGGATCTTCACCACCAGCCCCGGTACGCGCTGGCTGAGCAGCGCCGCCTCCGCCACCATGCGCTCGGCATCGGCCGCCATCACCTGCGCGAACAGCTTGCCGGTGCCGCCGAGGGCGTCGCGCAGCGCAGGCAGCACTTCCCAGATCGGCTTGCCTTCCTTCGCCACGATGCTCGGGTTGGTGGTGACGCCGTGCAGCGGCAGAATGCGCGCCAGGCGTTTTACCGCAGTCACATCGGCGGTATCGAGATAAAGCTCCATCACGGACTCCTGTGTCATGTTCTGTGGGCGGATTCAAACTCTGATCATCATAGGGCAAAAACCCTGTCAACTTTTGACCAAAATCAATTCAACTTTCATTCGAAACATCTTTAATGGCGAAAGATTCAGCAACGCCAAACGGGTGACTCATGTTCTTCAATCTGCAGCGCTACTCGACCCATGATGGCCCTGGCATCCGCAGCGTGGTCTTTTTAAAAGGGTGCCCGCTGAGCTGCCGCTGGTGTCAGAACCCGGAAAGCCGCTCGCGCCACGCGGATCTGCTGTTTGACGAGCGCCTGTGCCTGAGCGGCTGTACGCTGTGCACCGAGCGCTGCCCGCAAGGCCTGCGGCGTGACGAGGGAGCATTGACGCTGCGGCGCGACGTCATCAGCAAAGACGACTATGCGGCGCTGGCCGCCGCCTGCCCGACCGGCGCGCTCAGCCTGTGCGGCAGCGCGGTCAACCCCGACGATATCATGGCCGAGGTGATGCGGGATAAGCCTTTCTACCTGCGCAGCGGCGGCGGTTTAACGCTGTCCGGCGGCGAACCCTTTATGCAGCCGGAAATCGCGGCGGAGCTGCTGCGGCGCGGCCGGGAAGCCGGCATCCACACCGCCGTCGAATCCTGTCTGCACGTTCCCTGGCGCTACATCGCCCCTTCGTTGCCCTGGCTGGATCTGCTGTTGGCCGATCTCAAACACACCGATGAAGCGCGTTTTAAAACCTGGACCGGCGGCTCCGCCCGTCGGGTGATGAACAATTTTCGTCGTCTGGCGGCGCACGGCGTGCCAATGACCGTGCGCGTGCCGCTGATCCCCGATTTCAACGCCGATCGGCACTCTGTCCGCGCGATTGTCGACTTCGCCGTCGACGAGATCGGCGTATCGGAGATCCATTTTCTGCCGTACCACACGCTGGGCATCAACAAGTATCACCTGCTCGGCGAGCCCTACCGCGCCGCCCGCACGCCGCTGGACGCGCCCGATCTGCTGGCCTTCGCCGAAGCGTACGCCGGCGCCAAAGGCCTGACCGCCATTTTGCGAGGATAACGCCATGACCACATTGGATTTGACCACCCTCAGCGCCCGTATTCAGGCGCATAAGAACGCGCTGATCCACATCGTCAAACCGCCGGTGTGCACCGAACGCGCGCAGCACTATACCGAAGCCTATCAACAGCATCAGGATCGGCCGCTGCCGGTGCGCCGTGCGCTGGCGCTGGCCAACCACCTGGCGAAGCGCAGTATCTGGATCGCCAACGACGAGCTGATCATCGGCAACCAGGCCAGTGAGCTGCGCGCCGCGCCGATCTTCCCCGAATACACCGTCGGCTGGATAGAAAACGAGATCGACCAGTTGGCCGACCGGCCGGGCGCCGGCTTCTCGGTCAGCGAAGAGAACAAGGCGATTTTGCACCGTCTTTGCCCCTGGTGGCGCGGCCAAACGGTGCAGGATCGCTGCTACGGCATGTTTACCGACGAACAGAAGGCGCTGCTGGCCACCGGCATCATCAAGGCCGAGGGCAACATGACCTCCGGCGACGCCCACCTGGCGGTCAACTTCCCGCTGCTGCTGGCGCTAGGCCTCGACGGCCTGCGTGAAAAGGTGAACGCGCGCCGCAGCCGCCTGCACCTGACCGAATGGGAAGATCTGCACAAAGCGCAGTTTCTCAACGCCATCGACATCGTACTGGCGGCGCTGAGCGAGCACATCCTGCGCTTCGCTCGCCTGGCGCGCGACATGGCGCAACGCGAAACCCGCGACTGGCGGCGCACCGAGCTGCTGGCTATCGCAGACAACTGCGATCTGATCGCCCATCGCCCGCCGCGGACCTTCTGGCAGGCGCTGCAGCTGTGCTATTTCATCCAGCTGACGTTGCAGATCGAATCCAACGGCCATTCGGTTTCCTTTGGTCGTCTCGACCAATATCTCTATCCCTGGTATCGGCGCGACGTCGAGCTGGAGCAAAACCTGGCGCGGGAAGACGCCATCGAGCTGCTGCACAGCTGCTGGCTGAAGCTGCTGGAGGTCAACAAGATCCGCTCCGGCTCGCACTCCAAGGCCTCCGCCGGCAGCCCGCTGTACCAAAACGTCACCATCGGCGGCCAAAAACTGATCGACGGCCGGCCGTGCGACGCGGTCAACCCGCTGTCCTACGCCATTCTCGAATCCTGCGGCCGCCTGCGCTCCACCCAACCCAACCTCAGCGTACGTTACCACGCCGGAATGAGCGCCGACTTCCTCGACGCCTGCGTGCAGGTGATCCGCTGCGGCTTCGGCATGCCGGCGTTCAACAACGACGAAATCGTCATTCCCGAGTTCATCAAACTGGGGGTTGAGCCGCAGGATGCCTACGACTATGCCGCCATCGGCTGCATCGAGACCGCCGTCGGCGGCAAATGGGGCTATCGCTGCACCGGCATGAGCTTCATCAACTTCGCCCGCGTGCTGCTGGCGGCGCTGGAACAGGGCCGCGACGCCACCTCCGGGCAGATTTTCCTGCCGCAGGAACAGGCGCTATCCAAAGGGAACTTCGCCGATTTCGAGCAGGTGATGGCAGCGTGGAATCGGCAAATCCGTTACTACACGCGCAAGTCAATTGAGATCGAATGCGTGGTGGACAGCGTGCTGGAGGAGAACGCCCACGATATCCTCTGTTCCGCGCTGGTGGACGACTGCATCGAACGCGGCAAAAGCATCAAGCAAGGCGGCGCCAAGTACGACTGGGTTTCCGGCCTGCAGGTCGGCATCGCCAACCTCGGCAACAGCCTGGCGGCGGTGCGCAAACTGGTGTTCGAGCAAGGGACAATCGGCCAGCAGCAGTTGGCGGCGGCGCTGGCCGACGACTTCGCCGGGTTGGATGGCGAACAGCTGCGCCAGCGGCTGCTCAACGCCGCGCCCAAATACGGCAACGACGTGGACGACGTCGATCGGCTGCTGGTGCGCGCCTACCAAACCTACATCGAGGAACTGAAGCAGTATCGCAACACCCGCTTCGGCCGCGGGCCGATCGGCGGCGGCTACTACGCCGGTACGTCGTCTATCTCAGCCAACGTGCCCTTCGGCGCCGCCACCTTGGCGACCCCGGATGGCCGTAAGGCGCACCAGCCGCTGGCGGAAGGCGCCAGCCCGGCGTCCGGCACCGACCACCTGGGGCCGACGGCGGTGTTCAATTCGCTCGCCAAGCTACCTACCGAAGCGATCCTCGGCGGCGTGTTGCTCAACCAAAAGCTGAACCCGACGACGCTGGACAACCCACGCGATCGGGAAAAGCTGATGCTGATGTTGCGCACCTTCTTCGAGAGCTATCGCGGCTGGCATGTGCAGTACAACATCGTGTCGCGCGAAACGCTGCTGGCAGCGAAGCAACACCCTGACCAATATCGTGATTTAGTGGTTCGCGTAGCTGGCTATTCCGCCTTCTTTACCGCATTATCCCCTGAGGCGCAGGATGATATTATTGCGCGCACAGAACATACTCTTTAAACCTTTGACTCTTAGCGGCCGCACCTTGGCGGCCGCATCATCAGGCCGATATGAATTTACGACAACAGACCATATTGCAGTTGGTTAACGATCGCCGGCGGATCAGCGTCAATGAGCTGGCGCGCGCCTCGGGCGTCTCGGAAGTCACCATCCGGCAAGATCTCAACCTGCTGGAAAAGCGCAGTTATCTGAAGCGAGTACATGGCTCCGCCGTGGCGCTGGAGAGCGACGACGTCGACGCCCGCATGATGTCCAACTTCACTCTCAAGCAGCGGCTGGCGCAGTACGCCGCCGCGCAGGTCAACGACGGCGAGACGATCTTCATCGAGAGCGGCAGCGCCAACGCCCTGCTGGCACGCTACATCGCCGAACGCAAGCGCATTACGCTGATCACCGTCAGCCATTACATCGCCAACCTGCTGAAAGAAACCGACTGCGACGTGATTGTGCTGGGCGGCATGTACCAGAAGAAAAGCGAGACCGTGGTCGGCCCACTCACGCGGCTGTGCATTCAGCAGGTGCATTTCAACAAGGCGTTTATCGGCATTGACGGCTTTCAGGCCGAAACCGGCTTTACCGGCCGCGACATGATGCGCGCCGACGTGGTCAGCGCAGTGCTGGCCAAGGGCGTGGAGAATATCGTGCTAACGGACTCCAGCAAATTCGGCCAGATCCAGCCCAACCCGCTGGCGCAGCCGGGCCAGATCAGCCGGGTGATCACCGATTCGCGTTTGGCGCTCGAGTATCAGCATCAGCTGAAACGCCAGGGCATACAGGTGGAGTTGGTCAACGACTAACGCGGGCCCCCATCATACCAAGCGCGCCGCGCGGGCCACGCCGCGCGCCTTTCCCCCTGCGCAGCGGGATTTTAAGACTATTTACCTGTTTATCCTTCCCGAGAAACCTATACTCAGTTTCGGCAACTTTTGGGTCGTAACTTGCTAATTATTCGGCTTTTAACAAAAAATGCCATTTTTTATATCGATACTGTATGGGAACCAACGGCAGGCCTGATTTATGGTTAACGCCTATACTTATAGGGCACTTCCATATAGCCAATGCTAAGGAGAAGTCATTATGATGATTATCAATAAACGTTTCGCCACCGCCGCTCTGGCACTGACTCTGGCGTTTTCACTCAGCGCCTGTTCCAACATGTCCAAACGCGATCGCAACACCGCAATCGGTGCCGGTGCCGGTGCAGTCGGCGGTGCAGTGCTGACCAACGGCAGCGCGTTGGGCACGCTGGGTGGGGCTGCGGTGGGGGGCATTATCGGTCACCAGGTTGGCAAATAACCTGACCGAGCGTCCTCGGCCAACAGGCTGGCAAAAGCGCCTCGGCGCTTTGACGTATTAACCAGAATAACGATGATTTCAGGTCTGTTTTACTTTAAGTCTATGGTTCTTTTGCCGTTAACGGGCTAACCCCCGGCAGCAACAACCTCAAGCCATGCCGCGGCATTGCACCGCGGCATGGCGATTCAGCTCAACCGCCCGCCAGTTTGACCTTCATGCCTTTGGCTTCCAGCAGCTGCTTGAGCAGATCGCGTTTATCGCCCTGGATTTCGATGATCCCGTCTTTCACCGAACCGCCGCAGCCACATTTCTTCTTCAGCTCGGCCGCCAGTTTGTCGAGCGCAGCGTCATCCAGATCGACACCGGCGATCAGGCACACGCCCTTCCCCTTGCGGCCGCTGGTTTGACGCTGGATGCGCACGATGCCGTCACCCTTGGCGCGTTGCGGTTTAACCTCTTCCTGCTTGATACGGCCGGTGTCCGTGGAATACACCAGGCGGCTGTTATCGTCATTCATTGGCGGTTCCTCAGGCCAAAGAGGCGCGGATCGCGCGCAGCGTCGCGGCCGGATCGGCAGATTGGGTGATCGGACGCCCAATCACCATGTAGTCCACGCCGGCGGCCTGTGCCTGCACCGGCGTCATGATACGGCGCTGATCGCCCGCTGCGCTGCCTTCAGGGCGGATCCCCGGCGTAACCAGCTGGAATGCCTGCCCGCAGGCCGCCTTCAGCCGCTGCGCTTCGTGTGCCGAACACACCACGCCGTCCAGCCCACAGTCGCGGGTCAGGCGCGCCAGGCGCTCGGCGTGTTCCGCCGGGCTGGCCTCGATGCCGATGCCGCGCAGGTCTTCCGCTTCCATGCTGGTGAGCACCGTCACGGCGATCAGAAGCGGCGCATCCGCCCCGAATGACGCCAGCGCTTCTTTAGCGGCGGTCATCATGCGCGCGCCGCCGCTGGCGTGGACGTTGACCATCCAAACGCCCAGCTCGGCCGCCGCCGCGACCGCATGCGCGGTGGTATTGGGAATATCGTGGAATTTCAGGTCAAGAAACACGTCGAAGCCACGCCCATGCAGATCGCGCACCAGCTGCGGCCCAAACAGCGTGAACATTTCTTTGCCCACTTTCAGCCGGCAGTCTTGCGGATCGATACGGTCGGCGAACGCCAGCGCAGCGTTCTTATCGGCGTAATCTAGCGCCACAACGATTGGAGATGATTTTAAGTCATTGTTATTAGCGTTATTTTCAGACTTCATTTCTTCTACCTTCTCTAAAATAGACATAATCAGGGACTCACCCGCGAAACTGACCGCCGCATTCTACATGTCGGGGGCCAGAAATCCCAGCCACAGCACGCACCGGCGCTCTGTCATGTTACCTCTCACCTTTGTCATGGCGCGTCAACGAAAGCGCATCAGCGATAAACCACGCAGCGTAAAACGCCGTAAAGATGCGTAAATTGTTAATCATATATTTTGAATGACTTACTCAGCATTATCAGATTTTCAATCTGTGCAGATGCTTTATTATTCAGTCCATCGGAAGCGAATGGCTTCCTTCCTAAATAAACAGACTGGAGTCACCTATGAAAACCATCAAATATTTTGCAGCCGCTGCCGCTATCGCACTGACCTCTTTCGCCACCTTCGCCGCTGAACCGGTCAACAGCCAGCAGGCCGATAACCTGACCGCCACCGGCATCGTTTCCGCAGGCCACGCGACCACCCTCAGCAGCCTGGAGAAAAAGCTGGCCGCTAAGGCCGACGCTCAGGGCGCCAGCAGCTACCGCATCATCTCCGCCGGTGGTAACAACATGCTGAGCGGCACCGCCATCATCTACAAATAACATTTCTGGTACAGGGCTCGCGCGTTCGGGCCCTGCCTCTGTTTCTCGCCTAAAAACCCGCGTTTTCCTTGCCCCTATTTGTTACAGAAATATTAAATTTTTATTACACACTAGACACCCGATCGCCAGTGGCTTAGCTTGAAGGCATCTTCCTGCAGAAAGGCTTTCAAAATGAGCGAGATATCGACACTTACCATTAAAATTCCTCTGGAACTCAAGGAAAAAATCCGCGCCGCCGCCGCTGAAAACGAATTTTCGTTGAGCGTGGAAGTGTGCCAGCGCCTGGAAAGCACCTTCAGTGCGCCCGCCGCCAAGGCAGAAAAACCGGCCAAAAAGGCGGATGAGCTGCACCATGGCGAGATCGACAACCAAAGCACCGAAGAAGAAATTGAACAGCCTCTGAGCCAGAAAGAGCTGAAGAAA
It includes:
- the fsa gene encoding fructose-6-phosphate aldolase; amino-acid sequence: MELYLDTADVTAVKRLARILPLHGVTTNPSIVAKEGKPIWEVLPALRDALGGTGKLFAQVMAADAERMVAEAALLSQRVPGLVVKIPATAEGLAAIKKLKTMSIPTLGTAVYGAGQGLLAALAGAEYVAPYVNRVDAQGGDGIEMVHELQQLLSLHAPSAQVLAASFKTPRQALECLLAGCQAITLPVDVAEQFLSAPAVQAAVEKFEQDWQGAFGSTLLG
- a CDS encoding glycyl-radical enzyme activating protein; translated protein: MFFNLQRYSTHDGPGIRSVVFLKGCPLSCRWCQNPESRSRHADLLFDERLCLSGCTLCTERCPQGLRRDEGALTLRRDVISKDDYAALAAACPTGALSLCGSAVNPDDIMAEVMRDKPFYLRSGGGLTLSGGEPFMQPEIAAELLRRGREAGIHTAVESCLHVPWRYIAPSLPWLDLLLADLKHTDEARFKTWTGGSARRVMNNFRRLAAHGVPMTVRVPLIPDFNADRHSVRAIVDFAVDEIGVSEIHFLPYHTLGINKYHLLGEPYRAARTPLDAPDLLAFAEAYAGAKGLTAILRG
- a CDS encoding formate C-acetyltransferase/glycerol dehydratase family glycyl radical enzyme; its protein translation is MTTLDLTTLSARIQAHKNALIHIVKPPVCTERAQHYTEAYQQHQDRPLPVRRALALANHLAKRSIWIANDELIIGNQASELRAAPIFPEYTVGWIENEIDQLADRPGAGFSVSEENKAILHRLCPWWRGQTVQDRCYGMFTDEQKALLATGIIKAEGNMTSGDAHLAVNFPLLLALGLDGLREKVNARRSRLHLTEWEDLHKAQFLNAIDIVLAALSEHILRFARLARDMAQRETRDWRRTELLAIADNCDLIAHRPPRTFWQALQLCYFIQLTLQIESNGHSVSFGRLDQYLYPWYRRDVELEQNLAREDAIELLHSCWLKLLEVNKIRSGSHSKASAGSPLYQNVTIGGQKLIDGRPCDAVNPLSYAILESCGRLRSTQPNLSVRYHAGMSADFLDACVQVIRCGFGMPAFNNDEIVIPEFIKLGVEPQDAYDYAAIGCIETAVGGKWGYRCTGMSFINFARVLLAALEQGRDATSGQIFLPQEQALSKGNFADFEQVMAAWNRQIRYYTRKSIEIECVVDSVLEENAHDILCSALVDDCIERGKSIKQGGAKYDWVSGLQVGIANLGNSLAAVRKLVFEQGTIGQQQLAAALADDFAGLDGEQLRQRLLNAAPKYGNDVDDVDRLLVRAYQTYIEELKQYRNTRFGRGPIGGGYYAGTSSISANVPFGAATLATPDGRKAHQPLAEGASPASGTDHLGPTAVFNSLAKLPTEAILGGVLLNQKLNPTTLDNPRDREKLMLMLRTFFESYRGWHVQYNIVSRETLLAAKQHPDQYRDLVVRVAGYSAFFTALSPEAQDDIIARTEHTL
- a CDS encoding DNA-binding transcriptional regulator YciT, with product MNLRQQTILQLVNDRRRISVNELARASGVSEVTIRQDLNLLEKRSYLKRVHGSAVALESDDVDARMMSNFTLKQRLAQYAAAQVNDGETIFIESGSANALLARYIAERKRITLITVSHYIANLLKETDCDVIVLGGMYQKKSETVVGPLTRLCIQQVHFNKAFIGIDGFQAETGFTGRDMMRADVVSAVLAKGVENIVLTDSSKFGQIQPNPLAQPGQISRVITDSRLALEYQHQLKRQGIQVELVND
- the osmB gene encoding osmotically-inducible lipoprotein OsmB, whose protein sequence is MMIINKRFATAALALTLAFSLSACSNMSKRDRNTAIGAGAGAVGGAVLTNGSALGTLGGAAVGGIIGHQVGK
- the yciH gene encoding stress response translation initiation inhibitor YciH, encoding MNDDNSRLVYSTDTGRIKQEEVKPQRAKGDGIVRIQRQTSGRKGKGVCLIAGVDLDDAALDKLAAELKKKCGCGGSVKDGIIEIQGDKRDLLKQLLEAKGMKVKLAGG
- the pyrF gene encoding orotidine-5'-phosphate decarboxylase → MKSENNANNNDLKSSPIVVALDYADKNAALAFADRIDPQDCRLKVGKEMFTLFGPQLVRDLHGRGFDVFLDLKFHDIPNTTAHAVAAAAELGVWMVNVHASGGARMMTAAKEALASFGADAPLLIAVTVLTSMEAEDLRGIGIEASPAEHAERLARLTRDCGLDGVVCSAHEAQRLKAACGQAFQLVTPGIRPEGSAAGDQRRIMTPVQAQAAGVDYMVIGRPITQSADPAATLRAIRASLA
- the bhsA gene encoding multiple stress resistance protein BhsA — translated: MKTIKYFAAAAAIALTSFATFAAEPVNSQQADNLTATGIVSAGHATTLSSLEKKLAAKADAQGASSYRIISAGGNNMLSGTAIIYK
- a CDS encoding Arc family DNA-binding protein, encoding MSEISTLTIKIPLELKEKIRAAAAENEFSLSVEVCQRLESTFSAPAAKAEKPAKKADELHHGEIDNQSTEEEIEQPLSQKELKKLRQLLKTGAKGGKKK